A region of Panicum virgatum strain AP13 chromosome 8N, P.virgatum_v5, whole genome shotgun sequence DNA encodes the following proteins:
- the LOC120685636 gene encoding 3-ketoacyl-CoA synthase 20-like, translated as MSAATAAEQQPEPPAAGTTPPAVIRNARHRPSTLKLCYHLAVSNSPYLLLPLATALALRPIPRHPDPLPSLAAAARSALTSNTPLTLALLALAAALATIYLMRRPRAVYLLDFACYKPGPEHVITRETFMRQSVGAGTFTPENLAFQRKILERSGLGQGTFFPRAVLAWPPRPPCMAEARAEAEAVMFGAVDQVLAKTGVRPCDIGVVVVNCSLFNPTPSLSAMVVNHYKLRGNVASYNLGGMGCSAGLISIDLAKQLLQVHRNTYALVVSMENITLNWYWGNNRSMLMSNCLFRMGGAAVLLTNRGGAARRRAKYQLVHTVRTHQGADDRAYRCVFQEEDESGRVGVALSKDLMAVAGEALRTNITTLGPLVLPLSEQILFLASLVGRRVFGLRALRPYLPDFKMAFEHFCIHAGGRAVLDTVERNLGLSGWHMEPSRMTLHRWGNTSSSSLWYELAYAEAQGRVRRGHRVWQIAFGSGFKCNSAVWQALRDIDPAEEKVGNPWVDEIHRFPVEVPKVESVVTAAAAAAPEPEAAS; from the exons atgagcgccgccaccgccgccgagcagCAACcggagccgcccgccgccgggacCACTCCGCCGGCGGTGATCCGCAACGCTCGCCACCGCCCCAGCACGCTCAAGCTGTGCTACCACCTCGCCGTCTCCAACTCCCCCTACCTCCTGCTCCCCCTCGCCACCGCCCTGGCCCTCCGCCCGATCCCCCGCCACCCCGACCCgctcccctccctcgccgccgccgcccgctccgccctCACCTCCAACACGCCCCTCACCCTCGccctcctcgccctcgccgccgccctcgccaccATCTACCTcatgcgccgcccgcgcgccgtcTACCTCCTCGACTTCGCGTGCTACAAGCCCGGGCCGGAGCACGTGATCACCCGCGAGACCTTCATGCGGCAGTCGGTGGGGGCGGGGACGTTCACGCCGGAGAACCTCGCGTTCCAGCGGAAGATCCTCGAGCGGTCGGGGCTGGGCCAGGGGACCTTCTTCCCGCGCGCGGTGCTGGcctggccgccgcgcccgccgtgcATGGCGGAGGCCCGCGCCGAGGCGGAGGCCGTCATGTTCGGCGCCGTCGACCAGGTGCTCGCCAAGACGGGCGTCCGGCCGTGCGACATCGGGGTCGTCGTCGTCAACTGCAGCCTCTTCAACCCGACACCGTCGCTCTCCGCCATGGTCGTCAACCACTACAAGCTCCGCGGGAACGTCGCCAGCTACAACCTCGGCGGCATGGGCTGCAGCGCCGGCCTCATCTCCATCGACCTCGCCAAGCAGCTGCTCCAG GTGCACCGGAACACGTACGCGCTGGTGGTGAGCATGGAGAACATCACGCTCAACTGGTACTGGGGCAACAACCGGTCGATGCTCATGTCCAACTGCCTCTTCCggatgggcggcgcggcggtgctgctGACGAaccgcggcggtgcggcgcggcggcgcgccaagTACCAGCTGGTGCACACGGTGCGGACGCACCAGGGCGCCGACGACCGCGCCTACCGCTGCGTATTCCAGGAGGAGGACGAGTCCGGGCGCGTCGGCGTGGCGCTCTCCAAGGACCTGatggccgtcgccggcgaggcgctCCGCACCAACATCACCACGCTGGGCCCCCTCGTTCTCCCCTTGTCGGAGCAGATCCTCTTCCTGGCGTCCCTCGTTGGGCGCCGCGTGTTCGGCCTCCGCGCGCTCCGGCCCTACCTCCCGGACTTCAAGATGGCGTTCGAGCACTTCTGCAtccacgccggcggccgcgccgtgcTGGACACCGTCGAGCGGAACCTGGGGCTCAGCGGCTGGCACATGGAGCCGTCGCGGATGACGCTGCACCGGTGGGGGAACACCTCCAGCAGCTCGCTGTGGTACGAGCTTGCGTacgcggaggcgcagggccgaGTGCGGCGCGGCCACCGCGTGTGGCAGATCGCCTTCGGCTCCGGGTTCAAGTGCAACAGCGCCGTGTGGCAGGCGCTGCGCGACATCGACCCGGCGGAGGAGAAGGTGGGGAACCCTTGGGTGGACGAGATTCACAGGTTTCCCGTCGAGGTGCCCAAGGTCGAGAGCGTCgtcaccgccgcggcggcggcggcaccggagccggaggcggcgtcGTGA